The window AGAAGCACGCCTTAATTATGAGCATAGTTTAGTAAGTTATATCGCATCAAGGTTATCGCATTACGTAATCACATGATAATGCATAGACATTTCTTCACTCATTTCTTGGATACAAGTTAGTTCGCAttgttatttcattattttaatccCTCCTTACAGAATCTCTAGGCTTAGTTTAGCAGTTTAGCTTAGTCCTACATTCTtcatgtttgttattttttaattagtttataccACCTAGATGATAAGTAATTCATAGAACTAATGTCTTGAATCAATTCTCTATGTTCAACCTTGGATCATCCAGGTAAACCTACTGTTTCGCTTGCACTTAGGCAAGCAGTAAGAAAATTTATACTCAACAAGGACTTAGTACTATGTGATATCGAGAGACATAGTGAGCACATAGCATGCAGCGAAAATGCTTAGTGACGTATCGCCTAGACCAGAAGATAAACCCCACACACTTCACATAATGAGTTTGAGTGAATTAAGTAATCACACTTAACACACACTGACAGACACCAAGAACCAATAGGCGCTAAGATCAATGCGTCTTTCTGAGTTTGGAATGTCTGgttacatttttcattaaaaatataggatTGATTGGCGACCAATAAGTTACTTAATGACTTAGCAATTTGGGAGAATCCTTTGATAAATCTTCTGTAGAACCCAACATGTCTCAAAAAGCCTTGCAACAATTTTATGTTAGAAGGCAGTGGCAACTTGCTCACCACATCGATCTTTGCAGGATCCATTTCTAGGTATATATTGGAGATCCTGTGCCTTAGCACAATCCAAATTACCCCTTTTCTAGTTTAGCGCTTGGCATGTCTCTTCATATCTCTTTAACACTTCTTCTAAACTGTTTAGACATTCGATATAAGAGTTCCCAAAGACTAAGAAGTCATGCATGAAAATCTCAACTGATCTCtccaaaaaatttgaaaatattgccATCATGCACTTTTGAAATGTCCCTGGCACATTGCACAACCCAAAGGGCATGCGACGAAAGGTAAACGTGTCATAGGGACAAGTAAACGTGGTCTTGTACTCTTCTAGTGCAATATTTATCTGGTTATATTCAGAATAACCATCTAAAAAGTAGTAGTACTTATTGCTTGCAAGTCAAACCAACATTTGGTCAATGAAAGGTAAGAAAAAGTGGTCTTTCTTTGTTGTCGCATTCAGCTTGCAGTAACCCTTACGAATTTGCTAGCGTGTCATTGTTCTTGTTGAAATCAATTCATTGTCCTCATTAGTGACAACTTTCATCTCGTCTTTCTTGGGTACACATTGGGCTAGGCTGACCTATTTAACATTGACGATTGGATAGATTACCCTTGCATCAAGCCACTTGatagtttctttctttacaaCTTCTTTCATCACATGGTTTAATTTCCTTTGATATTGAATGACATCAGCATGCCCTTCTTTCAACCTAATCTTATGCATGCAATATGATGGGCTTATTCCTTGAATGTTCGCTAGGGTCCATCCTATCGCCTTTTTATGGCATTTCAGCATTTTCATTAACACTTTTTCTCCTTCAGCCTTCAAGTGGGTGGAGATGATGACAAGCAAGGTGTCATTCTCTCCCAAAGATGTATACTTCAGGTGGTTTGGCAACGACTTGAGCTCTATTTCTAGTGGCTCCTCAATTAAtgactttattttctttttgccttTGGTTTGCAGACTCAAAGGTTCAAACTTTCATGCATTAGACACGACGTTTACTTCTTCCAAAACACCTTGGAGTAActcaatatcaaattattcaaGGTTAAACAACTCGATAATATTTTCTTCCTCGCAATAATCCCAACTAAGGTATTAAATTACGTTGTAGTTCTAAACATTGTCGAGAAACTTCGCACCAACAAACATTAAATGTGACTTCTTGGTCATTAACTCACATTGTTAATTCTCCTTGGTTGACATCACTTAAGGTTCGACTTGTAGACAGAAATGGTCACCTTAAGATAATAGGTACCTCTTGATCAAACTCATAACCCAAGATAATGAAGTTTGTGGAAAATATAAACTTGTTCATCTTGACTAGCACGTCTTCAATTTTGTCCTTAAGACACACAATAGATCTGCCTACCAATTGGAGCACTACTGTGTAGTTGGTTTTGCCTTTCATATTCCCATTTTCTTGAAAACGGATAGTGACATCAGGTTAATACTTGCTCCAAGGTTGCATAGTGCACGACCAACATCTATATTGCCTAAAGAGTAGGGCACCATGAAGCTTCCAAGGTCTGTCATCTTCTTTGGAACCCTATTCTTGAAGAAGTCGATTGTTGCATGTGTTAGAGCCATGGTCTCATATTCATTAAACCTTCGCTTCTTGGTAATTATGTCTTTCAAAAATTTGACATATGAAGGTATTTGCTCTAATGCATCAAGAAACGAAATGTTGATTTGAAGCTACTTTAGCACATCCAGAAActttctaaattattgtttgtcACGTTTCTTCTTTAGGCGACCTCAAAATAGAGGAGACAATAATGGATCAAATGATGATGCTTGCTTTGACGTCTCCCTACGTTATGCATCTCGCGTGGAAGTCGCTACTTCCTTGTTTTTTTGTACATCATTATTttggaaggaagaagaatcaTTAGTTAAGGAAATGACAAAGGGAGAAGTAGCAGTACTATTTAGGTGTTCATTCATAGTGTTTGACACAGAAGTAGAAGGTCTACATTGTTTCTTGCTCAAGTTGCCTTTGTTGCTAGGGTTCCAACATATTTTGTATTGTTCTTCATTGTATTTTGGACAAAAGTTTTGAGTTCGGACCAAACCTTCTTATGTGTGTGACTACTATTCTTGTGAGTAGTATGTTGAAGATTACATTCATTCCAACCATACTGCACTCTTGGAATTGGTGTACTAAATCGCGTGCATCTCGTGGTTTGTAGTTTgataatacaaattatttatctaataaaatgagtattttatttgacatttagaCAACATTAATtcaatccaataaactaagataAGTGGTTATATGATGTTATTGAAACAGTACATGATTGACATACATGTGGTTCATGTTTAAGTTATAACCTAAAAGGTTTGCAATAAATAGATAGAAGTTGAGTGTCTTATCCTGATAACACTATGAATATGACTCACTTTGTAATTGTTACAAACAATATGAACCATATTGTTGATGTGAAGACATGTGAGTGAGAGTATcctatataaattaaagaagtttatatacatacatcaaactgcaaaataattgatttctCTTTCCAATACCACTACTTGAAGAAACAAGTAAtcgatttttaattttataataaattagtcattttaccttcataaaaaaaatacaaagactAAGggtaagcttttttttttttaatttagccttagtttgatttttttttcttttaataataatacaacCACCCTATTTGATCTAAAAAAGAAgtgagaatattaaaaaaagatcatgTAAAATAATGCATAAGACCCATAAATtgctaattaaattattttagagcTTATTGTGATGAAATAGAATTTGTGATATAATTTTGGAAGCCACTTGACATGTGGGAGAGTGGTGTAATTTTTGGTAGATTGAAAAGTTTTGGTTATTCTTGTCCATTGACTTGCCATCCACATGtcatttttcttacaaaattttctattcagGACAGATCAATACTATTCATGTCTCCTTCACATTCCTCAATAATCATTACTAcacacatattatatatacaacaaccccactttttttatttctatttatatcGTTGTTCTAATTTTGGCATAAAAATTAATCACACCTTCATTCTTGAACATAGCTTACAAGTTCAAGCTTTAAAGTTCTTGGGTTTTTGagctaatttattttaatttgaaattcaacCATTTACTAAAACTATTCATAATTAATGTGTATATAGTCAAACtatttttccttaattttattgaaatttatgacTTTATAAAGTCTTGTGCactattttatgttaaaacaAGGGATTGAATTAAAGACAATTAATGAGTCGacgtttgttttatttttttattactaaaattaaattagaagaaattgAATGGTGGAGTCTTCTTTGGTTcgagaataatttttttagtcaCTTCTTTTGTGCTTTGTTAGTTGTACAAGGTAGGTTGGGGATAAATGATTGACTCTGTTGGATTGATGGAAGTGGTGTGATTGattgtttattttgtattgAGGTTTGAGTCATGgaataatttctttctttggtgtGGGTTCAGTCATCGGGTTTGGGTTACGATTTTGAGTTTGATGGAGGTCTCACATCTTATAGTTGGTTGGAAAGGTGAGTTGCAATGGATttgttgggttgggttggaaaATGATATCTAATTGAAGCTTTGGTGTACTTTATGGTTTGCgactatatattttctctagCAAGCTGAATCATCAACCGCATGAGAGCATTTCTCATAATCTTTTTGTGCATGTACAACTTCTTATTGAGACAGTGCATGCTCTTGCTATTTCCTAGTCTAATGATACTATAGGTCTTATataatgtgtttgttttttctttgtcctCGAGGCTCTTTTGGGtctaggtttttttttttgttttttaattgttcttgttttgttgCCGTGTTTGGGGTTGTTCCCTTATTAAAcatattgttgttgtttggtGCCTTGGCCTTGGACAATGAGATCCTCTAGTTGTtgtgtttaatatatatgccTCTAGAAGAATTACAACATTTATAATCATTTAGTATCCAAATTcatgaatttgagaaattttatcatttatttatttaaatagcTATATTGTTACTATTTATTGTACCTCCATCTTTCAcgaaagtttaagaaaaatataccTTAGGAAggaataatttttgttaagaagaaaaatattttttaaaaaaaactaaagaactTGGGGCATTCTTACAATTGAACTAATATATAGATTAAACCTTCGAAAAcgtaaaaattatttaaaagaagaagaagaagaagaagaaacggACTTTTGAATTACTGTGGTTAATAATTGCATTGGGATATAGGCTTCCTTGGATAATACCCGAAAAGGGTAATTTCAATAGGAAGACAGATAGGGGTATTTTCGTcttattactttatttatatttatttttatccgTAATCGAACGTTACAAATGAATTAGAATTGACAAATCAGTTCACGTCCGACGAACGGAGGGTCGGTGGAGGGTATACAGAGTCCACTCTTCACACACCAATATTCTCTCTCTACAACCTCACTCCGAATCaacattctctctctctatctctaaCGCCTGAGCTCCGGTGATTCCATGGTTGTTTTCCGGAGGAATGCTGCTGTCCGGCCATTTCCCACGCTCCAGTTTGTAGTTTGTTCTGCAACTCTCATCTCTAATTTACAATGCAGCTTCTTGGTCACAATGTCAGAATCTTGATTCTTTTACTTAGAAAAGCTGTGTGAAAATTGGCTCCATTTGCAGTTGTGTGTactgtgttttttcttttgttttctcctTGATCTCGCTCTTCCAAAGCTCGTTCTCCAAGTTACCATCTGTCTTTCTTTGCTGCTTATTGAATCTGACttcactctctctctttcttacctttatctttccattttttcttttgtttgagcTAACTTTTGAAGCTAGATTCTTCcctttttatctctttttttcttttgcccCTTTCTCTTTGTCTCTGCCCAGACCCATTTTGAATCTGAAAAAAGTTGCTTTATTAGCTTTTGGTCACCTATTGGGCTCCTCCTGCTCTTAAGAGTAGGGAttcatttcttaattttaattatctttttgggttttcttttaGAATGTTTATCTTGTGGTTACCAGCTAAATTCAAAGTAGGTCCCCTGAGACtctgatattttttttattctggCCTTTTTTGCTCTTTGAACCTTCTATTCACGATGAAATTCCATAGCTGTTTGCCTCATTGAAGGTGATTTTAAACCTCAGAAACAGATCCTTGATTTTGCAGCTAGATTATTCAGGTTGGGATATGCTTAAACTTACGTCTCATTTTTATATGATAAGATGTCTCTGTCTGTGTGATTATTTTAGCTCCTTCACCTAGTCTTAGAcgttttgtttcttgttccaTTGAAAGTTTTAGCATTACTGCAACCAAGGGGTTAAAAGTATTGAGATGAATGGGATTCAGAGAAGAAAAGTTGGTAATAATGAAAAGCCTTTCCCTGGCTGTCTGGGAAGAATGGTGAACCTCTTCGATCTGAGTACGGGTGTCTCTAGGAACAAGCTTCTCACCGATGCACCACATCGTGAAGGTGACCTCTATTTCTCTCTAAATACcatattttgttcaaattagtttagtttatcTTGTTAAACtttcattattgtttaattattggTAGAGTTTAGTGGGTTCTCTTACACTAAGCCTAATTTCAAATCTTGtctcatatattttttctttttttcccttatgATTTTCAGTTGTCTTTGGTAGGGTCAAACTCCATGATATTCAGGTGTAACATAAGTATGGAAAATGATGACTTTTCTTCCCGTTTGGATTTTTTTGATTAGTTGCTATGTGACTTGACCTGACCTGTGGCTGTTATCAATTCAAACCACAGCAATGTTGATTCACATATGATTGGGCTATTAGTTTTACCGTCTGTTTGTGGCCTTTAAATAGCTGTAGCCGCTAGCCAGTAGAGGGGATGCGAAGGAAGAGAAGATGGTGGATTGAGGagaggagaaaaatgaaatattatattatttgggGGGCTGGGTGCTCAAATTTTACCACCTCTTTTTTCTGGACTACCACATATAATTATTACCTAAGAGGATTGACCAATTGGGCTTAGTTTTTCAAGTAGGACATGTAGACTATCTTATTCTCTCTATTACTAAATTAATCCCAAACGATTTCCTCTTCACGGACATTGGTGATTGCTGCTTTTTAGTCCCTTGTTCCGTTTCcgtaatttttcatttgtttgtttcaacGGAAACTGCTTTAGTAAACTTTATGATCTTTTTGTGCGACCCACATATATGGACATTACTTCTGCTGCTTATATTTGGGTTGTGCacattctttttgttgtttgattgtGAACGGTATGACAGAGATGTGGCTATTTGACAGGTCCTATTCTCTCAAGGAATCAGGCAGATGTGGCAAGGATGTTTAATCACTCCATAAATCAGTCTGAAGATAATCTGGTAATCTTGTGCTCCActtgttataaaatttttcaaaatctaatcaTATGGAGCTGGAGGTTCAGAACCAtgcatgaatttttttctcatttaattGTTATTCACAACTCATTATCTTGATACTCTGCGTTTGTGTGGATTGATCAGAGTCAGACAGTGCCTGAATTGCGGAGAGCATCAAATAAGAGAGCAAGTGGAACACCTGTGAAGATGCTTATAGATCAAGAGATGTCTGAAATGGAGAGTACGCAAAGTCCACCCAATGTGGTTGCAAAACTAATGGGGCTTGAAACTCTCCCTCATCAGTTTTCTGGTTCATCTGTTCAAAGAAACAATGTAAGAACTTGCCCAAAGAGTAGAATTCAAAACCATAGTGACTTCTTAGAAGAGGGAATGAAATACCAAGTTGATGAATGTTCAGAGCAGAAAGAATATAAAGATGTATATGAAATATGGCAGCGATCTCCCCAGACAAactatattaaagaaaaactgcCAAAGGGAATGGAAAGTGAAGTTGTGAATGATAGAAAGATGGCTCTTGTTCGCCAGAAGTTTGTAGAAGCAAAACGCCTGGCCCCAGACGAGAAAATGCGGCAATCCAAGGAATTTCAAGAGGCACTAGAAGTTTTAAGTTCCAACAAGGATTTGCTTGTCAAATTTCTGCAGGAGCCAAACTCTTTGTTTACTCAGCATCTGAATGAATTCCAGTCCATCCCTCCATCTCCTGAGACGAAGCGCATCACTGTTCTTAGACCTTCAAAGGTCTCTCGGGATGAAAGATTTACTGAacttgagaaaaaaaactatagacAATCAAGGCTACCAGCTCAGAGGGGTCAATCGGCTTCTTTGGATAGAAGTGATTCAAGACTTTCCCCTACTCCAGCTACTAATAGAACTAATGAATATGCTGTAGGTGTTCAACCAACAAGAATAGTGGTTTTGAAGCCGAGTCCTGGGAGGAATCTTGATAATAAGCCTATAGCCTCATCACCTAGTCCATTGCCTAGAGCGGTGCAGGATGGAAGCTTCAATGGAGgatttgaagatgatgatgtgaagaaatcaagaaaatttgcAAGGAATATTACTCAGAAAATGTGTGACAATCTTTTGGGTCATCGAAGGGATGAAACTTTGATTTCTTCtgtgttttcaaatggttaTACTGGTGACGAAAGTTCATTTGAAAAATCCGAGAATGATTATGCAGTAGAAAATCTGAGTGATTTGGAAGTCATGTCTTCCTCTTCGCGTCATTCTTGGGAATATGTTAACAGATATAGTAGCCCGTATTCGTCATCCTCATTCAGTCGAATATCATGTTCTCCAGAGTCATCTGTGTGTAAAGAAGCCAAAAAGCGACTGTCGGAAAGATGGGCCATGATGACGACACATGGGAACTATCAAGAGCGTAGGTATGTTAGGAGAAACTCAAGTACATTGGGTGAGATGCTTGCACTGTCAGATGCAAAGAAATCAACAGTAACAGATAATGAAGTTAATGAACATGAACAAAGTGATTTAGACCCCTGTTTTAATAGGGATGAAAATATAGAATGTCTGGATGATTCTCCCACAACGTTTGAAATGTCGAAATCTGTCTCAGGATCTTCTGCATTGTTTGGTGTGCTTAATCTTGAAGCTTCAGATCTTGATATCGTCAAAATTGAAGATTCGAAGTTGTTAGGAAAGCCTAAGGGTGTTAAGTCATCATTTAATGAGAAAGTTTcaagtttatttttctctaggaataagaaaacaataaaagaaaaatatagtggaTCTCAAACTAAAGATGAGCCCCAATCTTGTAGTGCCGAGACACTCTCATCCTCAGCTTTCATTCATCATTCTAGAGGTTTTAGTAATGCTGCATCTCATTCTAACGATGGTGAAGGGTGCTCATCCGGCACTTCTTTCCTACATTTAACAAATGTGGCTGGTAGA of the Cucumis sativus cultivar 9930 chromosome 3, Cucumber_9930_V3, whole genome shotgun sequence genome contains:
- the LOC101204012 gene encoding uncharacterized protein LOC101204012, translated to MNGIQRRKVGNNEKPFPGCLGRMVNLFDLSTGVSRNKLLTDAPHREGPILSRNQADVARMFNHSINQSEDNLSQTVPELRRASNKRASGTPVKMLIDQEMSEMESTQSPPNVVAKLMGLETLPHQFSGSSVQRNNVRTCPKSRIQNHSDFLEEGMKYQVDECSEQKEYKDVYEIWQRSPQTNYIKEKLPKGMESEVVNDRKMALVRQKFVEAKRLAPDEKMRQSKEFQEALEVLSSNKDLLVKFLQEPNSLFTQHLNEFQSIPPSPETKRITVLRPSKVSRDERFTELEKKNYRQSRLPAQRGQSASLDRSDSRLSPTPATNRTNEYAVGVQPTRIVVLKPSPGRNLDNKPIASSPSPLPRAVQDGSFNGGFEDDDVKKSRKFARNITQKMCDNLLGHRRDETLISSVFSNGYTGDESSFEKSENDYAVENLSDLEVMSSSSRHSWEYVNRYSSPYSSSSFSRISCSPESSVCKEAKKRLSERWAMMTTHGNYQERRYVRRNSSTLGEMLALSDAKKSTVTDNEVNEHEQSDLDPCFNRDENIECLDDSPTTFEMSKSVSGSSALFGVLNLEASDLDIVKIEDSKLLGKPKGVKSSFNEKVSSLFFSRNKKTIKEKYSGSQTKDEPQSCSAETLSSSAFIHHSRGFSNAASHSNDGEGCSSGTSFLHLTNVAGRGGAVLHHEAGLSVKRPFVAGNVGENQEQPSPISVLEPPFFEDDNTHLELSSYLKPRNQEFCMPYKNSLIDKSPPIESIARSIFWDGSYSDSSAPCALKSAPVSTCLEEEQNWHSLVQALLTMSGLSNEVQQCSLLFAKWHSLANPLDLSLRNKYANLNSKEPMLEAERRQLRSSRKLVFDCVNAALIDITSQELDHRRTEILAQDTSLTLLDCVMVKVKDWVCVESRCVTGDIGDINSLVVERVVRKEVGGRNWDEHLRMEMDNLGKEVERRLLEELLEEAVVELTGKV